The following nucleotide sequence is from Halomonas chromatireducens.
CAGGAACAGCAGCGCCACTTCCAGCGCCGAATAGCCGAGCTGGTGGAAGTAGAGCACCACCAGCATGCGCAGGGCGCCGTCGGTCAGTGTGAAGGCCCAGTAGTTGCCGGTGACCAGCAGGTACTGGCGTATCTCCCGAGGCAGGGCGGCGACGCGAGCGATCATGCGTCGGCGTTTCCTACCTTGGCGGCGAGCTCCACGGTGCGGCAGGCGTAGCCGTACTCGTTGTCGTACCAGGCGTAGAGCTTCACCTGGGTGCCGGCCACCACCATGGTGGAGAGGGCATCGACGATGGAGCTGCGCGGGTCGCTGCGGTAGTCGATGGAAACCAGCGGGCGCTCCTCATAGCCCAGGATACCGGCCAGTTCGCCTTCGGCGGCCTGCTTGAGCAGGACGTTGACCTCTTCCGCCGTGGTTTCGCGCTGCACCTCGAACACCATGTCGGTGAGCGAGGCGTTGGCCAGCGGCACGCGCACGGCGTGGCCATTGAGCTTGCCGGTGAGCTCCGGGAAGATCGCGGTGATCGCCTTGGCCGAACCGGTGGTGGTGGGAATCAGGCTCATGCCGCAGGCCCGGGCCCGGCGCAAGTCCTTATGCGGGGCATCGAGGATCACCTGGGTGTTGGTGATGTCGTGGATGGTGGTCATGGAGCCGTGGCGGATGCCGAGCTGCTCGTGGATTACCTTGACCACCGGCGCCAGGCAGTTGGTCGTGCAGCTCGCGGCGGTGACGATACGGTGCCTGGCCGGATCGAACAGATGATCATTGACGCCCATCACCACGTTGAGCACCCCCTCTTCCTTGACCGGGGCGCTGACCACCACGCGCTTGACCCCCTGGTCGAGATAGGCCTGCAGTTTTCCGGTGGTCTTGATCTTGCCCGAGCATTCGATGACGACGTCGCAGCCGGACCAGTCGGTATCGGCGATGTCGCGGTTCGCGGTGAAGTCGATGTGTTTCCCGGCGACGAACAGGGCGTCGTCATTGGCCGTGATATCATCGCCGCCACCGGTCCATTGGCCATGCACCGAGTCGAACTGAAGCAGGTGGGCAAAGGTGGCGGCATCGCCGCCCGGGTCGTTGATACGCACGAACTCGAGATCGGGGTTCGACCAGCCGGCGCGAAGTGCCAGGCGGCCAATGCGGCCGAAACCGTTGATACCGATACGAAGGGACATGGTGCGCTCCTTTTTCCCCGAGATGTTGGGTGGCTTAGACGTGTCGCTGAAATGTGCCTGAAATATATGGCAAATCGTATATGAAAAAGGATGACAATTCGATGACAGCGTCGGCGTCATCGGCTCTGCCTATCGAGACCCGTCTGGATGATATCCGCCAGGCGCTGACCGGTCATAGCCGTGCCGTGCTGGTCGCGGAACCGGGTGCCGGCAAGACCACCCGGGTTCCCCTGGCACTGCTCGAAGCGCCCTGGCGTGGCCATGGCAAGCTTCTGCTGCTGGAACCCCGCCGCGTGGCCGCCAGACTTGCCGCCGGTTTCATGGCCGAGACCCTCGGTGAGCCGGTAGGGGAGACCGTCGGCTACCGGATGCGGGGCGAGAGTCGAGTCGGTGCCAATACGCGCCTGGAGGTCGTCACCCAGGGGATATTGACCCGAATGTTGCAGGACGACCCCATGCTC
It contains:
- a CDS encoding ArsJ-associated glyceraldehyde-3-phosphate dehydrogenase, with the translated sequence MSLRIGINGFGRIGRLALRAGWSNPDLEFVRINDPGGDAATFAHLLQFDSVHGQWTGGGDDITANDDALFVAGKHIDFTANRDIADTDWSGCDVVIECSGKIKTTGKLQAYLDQGVKRVVVSAPVKEEGVLNVVMGVNDHLFDPARHRIVTAASCTTNCLAPVVKVIHEQLGIRHGSMTTIHDITNTQVILDAPHKDLRRARACGMSLIPTTTGSAKAITAIFPELTGKLNGHAVRVPLANASLTDMVFEVQRETTAEEVNVLLKQAAEGELAGILGYEERPLVSIDYRSDPRSSIVDALSTMVVAGTQVKLYAWYDNEYGYACRTVELAAKVGNADA